A single Bifidobacterium asteroides DNA region contains:
- a CDS encoding YhgE/Pip family protein → MRNIWRILRKDLADATSNVIAIIVLMGLIIVPALYAWFNIAASWDPYKNTKAIKVAVANTDKGYKSDLIPVRINVGETVTSTLRANDQLDWRFVNRDQALEGVRSGEYYAAIVIPKDFSADMMTLFSQDVKHANLEYYLNEKKNAIAPHVTEQGADTVATTIDKTFVKTVGQVGIDLASQVFTYSQSPEVQDYLTRTTGHIDQMSQRLTTASSQVNAYAGLLDSSGQMIDSTGRILGRSDSAMADARKALNQGTKGSKDLGKSLSGSAQAVDAALDQASGAYDTIGSKIDDAFDKVGQQSDAVSSQLNDLSERIRDSAADYDRMIASLEDLRATVESDSNLTADQRQALLTAIDQAQAGMRAAQAAQRDLADRISQASQTAKEGKDKLGGQRQDLKNRIAQARASVDQVRAQYRDDLKPRLDDLASSMDTVVTSSDRLLTGLDGTVKGASGLTGPMTKDISQAKDQLSGISQRLDQASKRLTDLGGHLTQASQGKDAQEVKSLLSGDSETLAALLSSPVGIHRHAVFPVMNYGSAMTPFYTILSIWVGATILAAMMKVALSDKKKAFVLHLDSLQDAWKRADDLDEDSEGSRSWGAFRPESPGNARRFGLQLYQEYFGRFAVFALMAILQGCLIALGDLFYLKVQCVHPLMFVLVAVFASFVFMNLIYTLVVSFGDIGKAIAVILLVMQVAGSGGTFPMETLPGFFQGVYPFLPFVHAIGAMQSAVAGAYGMEFWREMATLALFLVPSLLLGLVLRKPVIRFNDWIVRNLESTRLM, encoded by the coding sequence ATGAGGAACATTTGGAGGATCCTGCGCAAGGACCTGGCCGATGCCACCAGCAACGTCATCGCCATCATCGTCCTGATGGGCCTGATCATCGTCCCGGCCCTCTATGCCTGGTTCAATATCGCCGCCAGCTGGGATCCCTATAAGAACACCAAGGCCATCAAGGTGGCCGTGGCCAACACCGACAAGGGGTACAAGTCCGACCTGATCCCGGTCAGGATCAACGTGGGGGAGACGGTCACCAGCACGCTGCGGGCCAACGACCAGCTGGACTGGAGGTTCGTCAACCGCGACCAGGCCCTGGAGGGGGTGCGCTCAGGCGAGTACTATGCCGCCATCGTCATCCCCAAGGATTTCAGCGCGGACATGATGACCCTCTTCTCGCAAGATGTGAAGCACGCCAACCTCGAGTACTACCTGAACGAGAAGAAGAACGCCATCGCCCCCCATGTCACCGAGCAGGGGGCCGACACCGTGGCCACGACCATCGACAAGACCTTCGTCAAGACCGTGGGGCAGGTGGGGATCGACCTAGCCAGCCAGGTTTTCACCTACTCGCAGAGCCCCGAAGTCCAGGATTATCTGACCAGGACGACCGGCCACATCGATCAGATGTCACAGCGGCTGACCACCGCCTCCAGCCAGGTGAATGCCTATGCGGGCCTACTGGATTCCTCCGGACAGATGATAGACTCCACCGGCAGGATCCTGGGCCGATCCGACTCCGCCATGGCCGATGCCAGGAAGGCCCTGAATCAGGGAACCAAGGGGTCCAAGGATCTGGGCAAGTCCCTCTCCGGGTCGGCCCAGGCGGTCGATGCCGCCCTTGACCAGGCCTCGGGCGCCTATGACACCATCGGCTCCAAGATCGACGATGCCTTTGACAAGGTAGGCCAGCAGAGCGATGCCGTCAGCAGCCAGCTGAACGATCTAAGCGAACGGATCAGAGACTCGGCGGCCGACTACGACCGTATGATCGCCAGCCTGGAGGATCTGCGTGCCACGGTGGAATCCGACTCCAATCTGACAGCAGACCAGCGCCAGGCCCTACTGACCGCCATCGATCAGGCCCAGGCCGGAATGCGGGCGGCCCAGGCGGCTCAGCGCGACCTGGCCGACCGGATCAGCCAGGCCTCCCAGACGGCCAAGGAGGGCAAGGACAAGCTGGGCGGTCAGCGGCAGGATCTGAAGAACAGGATCGCCCAGGCCCGTGCCTCGGTGGATCAGGTCCGCGCCCAGTACCGCGATGATTTGAAGCCCCGCCTGGATGACCTGGCTTCCTCCATGGACACCGTGGTCACTTCGAGCGACCGGCTGCTGACGGGCTTGGACGGAACCGTCAAAGGCGCCTCTGGGCTGACGGGACCTATGACCAAGGACATCAGCCAGGCCAAGGACCAGCTGAGCGGGATCTCCCAGCGCCTGGACCAGGCTTCCAAGCGGCTGACCGACCTGGGGGGACACCTGACCCAGGCTTCGCAAGGCAAGGATGCGCAGGAGGTCAAATCTCTGCTGAGCGGGGATTCCGAAACCCTGGCCGCGCTTCTGTCCTCGCCTGTCGGCATCCATCGGCATGCGGTCTTCCCGGTCATGAACTACGGGTCGGCCATGACCCCCTTCTACACCATCCTTTCCATCTGGGTGGGCGCCACCATTCTGGCAGCCATGATGAAGGTGGCCCTGTCCGACAAGAAGAAGGCCTTCGTCCTGCACCTGGACTCCCTGCAGGATGCCTGGAAGAGGGCCGATGACCTGGATGAGGATTCCGAGGGCAGCCGCTCCTGGGGAGCCTTCCGCCCGGAGTCGCCAGGCAACGCCCGCCGCTTCGGCCTTCAGCTCTACCAGGAGTACTTCGGCAGATTCGCGGTCTTCGCGCTGATGGCCATCCTCCAAGGTTGCCTGATTGCCCTGGGTGACCTCTTCTACCTGAAGGTCCAGTGCGTGCATCCGCTGATGTTCGTGCTGGTGGCGGTCTTCGCCTCCTTCGTCTTCATGAATCTGATCTATACCCTGGTCGTCTCCTTCGGGGACATCGGCAAGGCCATCGCTGTCATCCTCCTGGTCATGCAGGTGGCTGGCTCGGGCGGCACCTTCCCCATGGAGACCCTGCCCGGCTTCTTCCAAGGGGTCTATCCCTTCCTGCCCTTTGTTCACGCCATCGGGGCCATGCAGTCGGCCGTTGCCGGAGCCTATGGCATGGAGTTCTGGCGGGAGATGGCCACCCTGGCCCTCTTCCTGGTACCCTCGCTGCTGCTGGGACTGGTCCTGCGCAAGCCCGTCATCCGCTTCAATGATTGGATCGTCAGAAACCTGGAGAGCACCCGGCTCATGTAG